From Schistocerca gregaria isolate iqSchGreg1 chromosome 10, iqSchGreg1.2, whole genome shotgun sequence, one genomic window encodes:
- the LOC126293220 gene encoding protein dissatisfaction-like, translated as MMMMNMGMYGVCNEGFHHHHHQATAAAAGAGTVPTAAATLYGSEVASGHHHHHHHHHHAAHHQYHTTDVAVAAYPSDHQGGFYTHVHTGPEPAPEDIITSDNGLSYTNLDYASGAVPASAPPFQYPVHADHQPPDPAVSVTGTVVHQQQSETHQSQVAAPPVAFTAPGS; from the exons atgatgatgatgaatatgggGATGTACGGCGTGTGCAACGAGGGgttccatcaccaccaccaccaagccaCGGCGGCAGCGGCAGGGGCCGGAACGGTCCCCACCGCCGCCGCCACTCTCTACGGCAGCGAAGTGGCGTccggacaccaccaccaccaccaccatcaccaccacgccGCGCATCACCAGTACCACACCACTGACGTGGCAGTGGCCGCGTACCCCTCCGACCACCAGGGGGGCTTCTACACGCACGTCCACACCGGGCCGGAACCCGCTCCCGAGGACATCATCACCTCCGACAACGGGCTCAGCTACACCAATCTGGACTACGCTTCGGGCGCAGTGCCGGCCTCGGCACCCCCGTTCCAGTACCCTGTGCACGCCGATCACCAGCCGCCCGATCCGGCGGTATCCGTCACGGGGACGGTGGTGCACCAGCAACAGTCCGAGACCCACCAGTCGCAGGTAGCTGCGCCGCCCGTGGCCTTCACCGCGCCCG GTAGTTGA